The DNA segment GCAGGCATTCTGCGTGCTGAGTGCCCCGACCTCTAGCATCCGGAGCCGGCGACCGGAAACGGTCTTGTCCGGTGAGAGACGGGACTTCAGACAAGGCTCCAGCCATTGCATGAGCACCCGGGAGCTGTCGCCTCCACGGTCATGGCGCTGGCCCTGCAGGCTCGCCTCCTGGTAGCTCTTGATTCCGCCCAGGGCCTCGATCTCAGCATCAAtcgcggcctcctcggcggcgtctcCCCTAGCAATGGCCTGCTGCTTCCTCTTTTGCAGCAGATGGTACTTGTTGATGAGAGCCTTCGTCGCCTTTCTCGAAATCGACTTTGTCTTGGTCCGGTGCAGAACCGGAGGGCGTCCGGCAGCCAGGCTCTTTGGCGgcccctttttcttcttcatCATCAAAGTCATGAAGTCGGAAGGTCTTATTGAAGGCCCTAAGTTAACTTGGGAATCTGGCTTTGCTGATGAAGTTCGGATACCTCCACTCTCATCCTTCTGCCAATGTTAACGTTATCTTATCAGTCATCAATGAACCCAAGCCACATTTTACCCAACTTTTGGTTGATGCCAAGCTGACAGCCACAGCCCACTCGCCCCACTTGCGCTCCGCACACACAATTTCAAGCCATATTGCAAAAAAATACGACCTCTTTTCTCTTCCACGACCGACTCGACAGCTTCACCCAGCGCCGACACAATCCCCAGCAATGGCTCCCAAGGACACGAAAAAAGGTACATGAATGCGTCCGGGATGGATTCGGACACGCACAAAGTCGGCCGTCGCTCAATgcgcacctcggccgccgtcgccgcggcggctgggtgATGCACcaaagcagcagcagatTTTGCGAGTTTGAACAAGACGGGCTTCTCCCCTTGTTCAGGCGAATGCTTTTACTGACGACGCTCTGCTCCGACAGGCGGCGCCTCCAAGGCCGGCAAGGGCGCCCAGGCCAAGAAGGCTGCCCAGGCTGCCCTGAAGGGTGTAAGTAGCTGGCTGTTGCGGGTTTCGACCCGGAGTGTTTCCTCCTGCGTGCAGGACTGATCTTTCTCTAGGTGCACACCCACAAGAAGCTCAAGGTCCGCCACACGACGACCTTCCACCGCCCCAAGACGCTCGTCCTGTCGCGCGCGCCCAAGTACCCGCGCAAGTCGATCCCTCACGAGCCCCGCCTCGATGAGCACAAGGTCATCGTGCACCCTCTCAACACCGAGGGTGCGCTGAAGAAGATCGAGGAGCAGAACACGCTTGTGTTCATTGTCGACGTCAAGGCCAACAAGGCCCAGATCAAGCAGGCCCTGAAGAAGCTCTATGACATCGACACTGTCAAGATCAACACGCTGATCCGGTGAGTTGCCGTGGTTGTGCCTGGCGACGCCTCGAGGAATAGCTGCTGACATTGATGAAGGCCCGACGGCACCAAGAAGGCCTTTGCCCGCCTGACTGCCGATGTCGACGCTCTCGACATTGCTGCCACCAAGCTCGGCCTTGTCTAAGCGCTTAGCTTTGGCTGGGGGGAtggggaaaaaaagaagcCGGCACTTCGAAGGGACATGAATTGCATTTCGATCGGCGTCAGATACCTGGGCTTGGGCGCATGACTTGGCAATGAAAATAACGAAGTCACCCTTCGGTTCCGGGCCTCTGGTCTTGTGGTCTGTTGATTGTGGCTTTAGCTCTCTTTTCCGAAGTGATACCCTGCCGTTCTCAAGTACGCGTAGCCCCTTGTGCGTATGTTACCTGCTCACCGTTCCATTACGGCCCTCCACATTACATGCTGTTCAAGTATATCGTACATTGTACATATCTCGACGCTGTCCGAGAAGCTATTCAATGTCCTGTCCACCCTCTCCCAAACGCCAGTCTATCGGCCTTCCGTGGACACATCCGGAGCCCAATATAGCCCACAGCCGTCCTGCCTGTTCATGTCACACCGCTCTGCTCACCCCTCTAATCTGGAATGACTTCCTCCATCCCCATCACAAATCCAGCCGCCTAGAAGACATCCTTTCTTCCCCCTGTCCGTCCTTGACCCACCAAACCACTCCCTCGATCTTCCCCGGCCCTGGCCAGGCCGTCACTCCGTcccctgcctgcctgcctgcctccATGCCTACGTGCCTGCCTGCCGAGACTCATCCGAACTGCTTTGTTCTCTTGTTTGTTTCTTCTTCACTGCTGCCGCATGCTGGCCAGGTGCTTCAGCGTCGCCAGGTTGACGTCCATGAACCGGTCGACGCAGCTCGCCAGGCACGTCTGCTCGCCCTTGTCGAGCGCGCCCGACCGGATCGTGTTGCCGGCCACGCACTTCTTCCAGCAGATCGCCGTGAGCTCGTGCGTTTCTGTTTTGTTTTTGTTTTTTTGCGTGAGTTTGTGAGTGAGTAAGTGCATTAGTGGGTGTACAGGGGTTAGGTTAAGGTAGGTAAGCTGTGCAGCCCATCGGTGTATATGTAGCAGGAGTGTTGTGTGGTTCTGTTTTTGATGGTGCGTAGGTAAGGGGCAGGCAGGGATGGCGTAAGGGTAGGTAGGGATTGGATGAATACTGAGCTGTGGTATGGAATGGAAAGGTACATCGAGAACCCTAGGAACGGGAGGAACGAAATGACAACACAACATACGGGACTGGATGCGTGAGCGCTGCTCCTCGTTGGAAAAGAACTGTCGCAGCTCGGCCTTGTCCTTGTCGTTGAGCTTCTCGAGGTCGGCCTGCTCGATGGTGTGCTCGGTCGAGGAAGACATTTTTTGGCTGTGCGGACGCGGCAATGTGGTCGTGCGGCAGCTAACTTATCCAATCGAGAGGTCGCGATACCTTTGCAAACGAGCGGCTTGATGGATTGTCTGGTGTTGCTCGAACTTTTTGGGGAGCTCCAGCAAAGGTCAAGGGCATTCGGCTCGGGGTGTGGCCAATCACTGCAGAGAACGAGCAAAGGAAGATCCACTTGGACCGAGAGCTATCACTTCATGTCGACTCTGTAACGAGACACACATTTCTCAACAGCATTCGATGCTGCTGTGAACTATATTAAATTTAAAGACACCATTGTCGAGGTCAAGACGTCTAGACAGGCATCTCTGAACAGCAATGCTGAGCAACATCTCTATACGCAGAAAATGAGAAAGAAAGTGAAAGAGGAATGCTACTAACACCCGTTTTCGCCCTGTCCAACTCTACCCGGACATGCAGCCGACTCGACATATTCCACCGCTGTCTATCAGCTCAGAGCATCCTCATCCTGTAGGCCGCATAGGAACAGATGACCGTGAAGGCAATGAAGCAGCCCAGAATGGTCAAGAACGGCACCAGCGAGTCGACATCCCGCCAGGGAACCTCGACGTTCATGCCAAAGAGACCCGTGATGACGTTCAGCGGCACGATGATGGACGCCAGGAGCGTGATCTTGCTCAGCACtttgttggtgttggtgccCTGGGTGATGCCGTCGATCGAGATCTGAGCGAGGTAGTTGCTGTGTGCGCGAGACAGCATCTTCTCGAAGTGTCCGAGGTTGTTCATCATGGTGACCACGTGGTCCTGGATGTCACCGAGGTACAGCCCAATGTCCATGCGCGGCGTGACCTTGTAGTTCTCGTTGCATCGCTTGGTGAAGCCCTTCAGGACGTCGGCCTTACCGCCGAGCAGTCGCATCAAGGCCATGGTGTTCTTGCGGGCGGTGCCGATCTTGCGCAGAAACTGTGCCATGTCATCCGTGCGGGCAATGAACACCTCGTCCTCAATCTGATCGGAATCGGCTTCCAGCTTGCTAATGACCGGCGCAAAGCAGTCCACAATGTCGTCGCTGCGTGTCGGTGTTAGCAGGTGCTCTGCACTAAACCACGCTGAGCGGTAGGGAAGGGTaatggggagggggggaggaagggggaggCGCTTTGTATGAGGGCACAGTCTTACATCAAGGCGTAGCAGATCCAGTCGCTGCTCAGCGCGACGTAGTCCTTCAGCATGGCGATTCTCTTCCACACGTGCTGCGCATGCGAGTTGTTTGCGTAGCTGAAGCTCAACGTGCCCTCGCGGAAGACAACGACGTAGATGTTATAGGGCACAAACTCGCGCTCCTTCGTCTCCGGGTCGACCTCGATGTAGAAGGATCGGAAACAGGCAAAGTAGTACGACGGAAAGAGCTCGATCTTCTCGCGAGATTCTTGCGTCGTGATGTCTTCGGCGGTCAAGGGATGGATTCCAAAGGCTCGGCAAATCGCACGCACCTCCTCCTCAGAGGGCTTGGTCATGTTGAGCCACCAGACGCCATCGGTCTCGCCCTTGGGGAAAGTGAACAGGCCACGAATGTCCTCCCCAGGCAGGATCAGGCCTTCGAGATCGGAGGCATGAATGGTCGATTCCCAcgccgaggagaagaagctcACCCGGCTATCGGCTTGGGACGGCTGCATCGGTttggcctgctcctccggttcccgcgcctcggccttctcggaCTTGGTCTCGCTGCTGCATGGCGTGTCCAGAAAGTCGCCGTCGATCGTGACCATTGGCAGCGGAGCGGCTGCCTGAGCGGCTTCGGATCGCAGGTCAGGGAACACCCGAGCGGCCGAGGGACGACGTGCCATCTGACGagcctcgcgctcggcccTCATGAAGCTCTCGAGGTAATCGAAGTCTATGTGCAGACGGTCGCCCCTCTGCTCGTCCTGCACGGGAAAGCAAACATCTTCTTCGGCAG comes from the Thermothielavioides terrestris NRRL 8126 chromosome 4, complete sequence genome and includes:
- a CDS encoding 60S ribosomal protein L25, producing the protein MAPKDTKKGGASKAGKGAQAKKAAQAALKGVHTHKKLKVRHTTTFHRPKTLVLSRAPKYPRKSIPHEPRLDEHKVIVHPLNTEGALKKIEEQNTLVFIVDVKANKAQIKQALKKLYDIDTVKINTLIRPDGTKKAFARLTADVDALDIAATKLGLV